In the genome of Acidobacteriota bacterium, one region contains:
- a CDS encoding ATP-binding protein produces the protein MKSLKVRPMQTASSPVVPGGLKDERPADEDRPAAEHVAEAQSENSSPKSSNEIAANSRALRTAKGSSSAKSAPRPSHRYFTAKHDRRILLMALAAGFPAVLIALILLWDGAYPARVQWTLTVVIIGFWFGFSHAVRERVVFPLQTLSNLLAALREGDFSIRARGAARDDALGEAMLEVNFLGQILREQRLGALEATALLRTVMAEIEVAIFAFDGEQKLKLVNRAGERLLAQPAERLVTKSASDLGLADCLSGESTRTLQMSFPGGAGRWEVHRSIFRERGAPHQLLVLSDLSRALREEEREAWQRLVRVLGHELNNSLAPIKSIAGSLESLVVRETQPADWKEDMRRGLGVIAARAASLNRFMEAYSRLARLPLPRLQPVAISALINRVVRLETRMNVELTAGPEITIRADGDQLEQLLINLLRNAVDASLETGGRVRVGWRRILGRIEVWVEDEGPGLSNTSNLFVPFFTTKPGGSGIGLVLSRQIAEAHGGTLTLENTRKGHGCEARLRLPI, from the coding sequence ATGAAGAGCCTCAAGGTACGGCCCATGCAGACTGCCTCGTCGCCGGTCGTCCCTGGCGGCCTCAAGGATGAGCGGCCGGCTGACGAAGATCGCCCGGCTGCCGAGCACGTTGCCGAGGCACAATCGGAGAATTCATCTCCCAAATCCTCCAACGAAATTGCGGCGAATTCCAGGGCCCTGCGCACAGCGAAGGGTTCATCGAGCGCGAAATCGGCGCCGCGACCCTCACACCGCTACTTCACTGCCAAGCACGATCGCCGGATACTGCTTATGGCGCTTGCGGCAGGATTTCCGGCAGTGCTCATCGCGCTCATTCTGCTCTGGGACGGTGCATACCCGGCAAGGGTCCAGTGGACGCTTACTGTAGTGATCATCGGTTTTTGGTTTGGCTTCTCGCACGCGGTGCGCGAGCGCGTCGTGTTTCCGCTACAGACTCTTTCCAACTTGCTTGCCGCGCTGCGCGAAGGCGACTTTTCTATTCGCGCGCGAGGTGCTGCTCGAGACGATGCTCTGGGCGAGGCGATGCTCGAGGTCAATTTCCTGGGGCAGATTTTGCGTGAGCAGCGGCTCGGCGCGTTGGAAGCCACCGCCCTTCTCAGGACTGTGATGGCCGAGATTGAAGTGGCGATCTTCGCATTCGACGGTGAGCAAAAGCTCAAACTGGTCAACCGCGCCGGTGAGCGACTTCTGGCTCAACCTGCCGAGCGGCTCGTGACAAAAAGCGCAAGTGATCTCGGGCTTGCCGATTGCTTGAGCGGCGAAAGCACCCGCACGCTTCAGATGTCGTTTCCTGGCGGCGCGGGGCGGTGGGAGGTCCATCGCAGCATCTTCCGCGAGCGAGGCGCGCCGCACCAGTTGCTTGTGCTGTCCGATCTCAGCCGCGCACTCCGCGAAGAAGAACGTGAGGCATGGCAGCGGTTGGTTAGAGTGCTCGGTCACGAGCTCAACAACTCGCTAGCTCCAATCAAGTCCATTGCCGGTAGCCTTGAAAGCCTGGTCGTTCGCGAGACACAGCCGGCTGACTGGAAGGAAGACATGCGCCGCGGTTTGGGAGTGATCGCCGCGAGAGCCGCATCGCTCAATCGATTCATGGAAGCTTACTCGAGACTGGCTCGGCTTCCCCTGCCAAGACTGCAACCGGTCGCCATCAGCGCGCTGATCAACCGAGTCGTAAGGCTGGAAACTCGGATGAACGTCGAGCTGACCGCCGGTCCTGAGATCACAATCCGCGCGGACGGCGATCAACTCGAGCAACTCCTGATAAACCTTTTGCGCAACGCGGTCGATGCGTCACTCGAAACGGGAGGCCGCGTCAGAGTTGGGTGGCGGCGGATTCTCGGACGAATTGAAGTTTGGGTCGAAGATGAAGGACCTGGACTCTCCAATACCAGCAATCTGTTTGTTCCGTTCTTCACCACAAAGCCGGGCGGCTCCGGAATCGGCCTGGTCTTGAGCCGCCAAATCGCAGAGGCGCATGGCGGGACGCTGACTCTTGAGAACACACGAAAGGGGCACGGCTGTGAAGCGCGACTCCGGCTTCCGATCTAA
- a CDS encoding sigma-70 family RNA polymerase sigma factor, producing MAVELTVYELLKRCLQRPPDEDAWQEFVYRYHAAIRANVAKTFRLRVSQETERRAQFPDDLIEDLVQVVYVRLVEEGNRALNRFAGEHENSIFRYLGIISMNVVRDHFREAKAQKRPKLSFSLDELLANVGEGGILKNAISGINGKPMIGATLNLTMDDVEAALKRSVSRRHRDRDALIFKLRYYEGLTLEEIRKALGLDISPIGIGSILNRINAKLRTRLSRPDKRL from the coding sequence GTGGCTGTTGAACTGACGGTCTACGAGCTACTAAAGCGTTGCCTACAGCGTCCGCCCGATGAGGATGCCTGGCAAGAATTTGTCTATCGGTACCACGCGGCGATCCGTGCCAATGTCGCGAAGACCTTTCGGCTCAGGGTAAGTCAAGAAACGGAACGGCGTGCACAGTTCCCCGATGATTTGATCGAAGACCTGGTGCAGGTGGTGTACGTGCGGTTGGTCGAGGAAGGGAACCGCGCGCTGAACCGCTTTGCGGGCGAGCACGAGAATTCAATATTCCGATACCTGGGTATCATCTCGATGAACGTTGTGCGCGATCACTTCAGAGAGGCAAAGGCGCAGAAGAGACCGAAATTAAGCTTCTCGCTTGACGAACTGCTGGCGAACGTGGGCGAAGGAGGGATTTTAAAAAACGCGATCAGCGGCATCAATGGTAAGCCGATGATAGGCGCGACATTGAATCTCACGATGGATGATGTCGAGGCTGCGCTCAAACGCTCGGTCAGCCGACGACATCGAGACCGGGATGCGCTGATTTTCAAGCTTCGTTACTATGAGGGGTTGACGCTCGAGGAGATCAGAAAGGCGCTCGGGCTTGATATCTCTCCAATCGGGATAGGCTCAATACTGAATCGTATCAACGCCAAATTAAGAACGAGATTGTCCCGGCCGGATAAAAGGCTGTAG
- a CDS encoding sigma-70 family RNA polymerase sigma factor: MGSPQDSRELSTRDQDWAALIKRVADGDQFALTTLYDSTSRLVFGLILRVVSDRSNAEEVVLDVYTQVWRQASTYDAKRGAPLAWLMTIARTRGIDRLRLGKHEHQKKESLESIGEVTATTASPEADTVSSERRRLVRSALEALSAEQREVIELAYYSGLSHSEIALQLGQPLGTVKTRTRLGMMKLRDMLRPMLGGQL, encoded by the coding sequence TTGGGGTCACCCCAAGACTCTAGAGAGCTCAGCACGCGAGATCAGGACTGGGCGGCGCTCATCAAGAGAGTTGCCGATGGGGATCAGTTTGCCCTGACGACCCTGTACGACTCGACAAGCCGGCTGGTGTTCGGGCTGATCCTGCGCGTAGTGAGCGACAGGTCCAACGCAGAAGAGGTAGTGCTCGACGTCTACACACAGGTGTGGCGCCAGGCCTCGACGTATGACGCCAAGCGCGGCGCCCCGCTAGCCTGGCTGATGACGATCGCTCGCACGCGCGGGATCGATCGGCTTCGCTTGGGCAAGCATGAGCACCAGAAAAAAGAGTCGCTTGAATCGATAGGCGAGGTCACCGCGACGACCGCAAGCCCCGAGGCGGACACCGTCTCATCCGAGCGAAGGCGACTGGTCCGTTCGGCCCTCGAGGCGTTATCGGCTGAGCAGCGAGAGGTGATTGAGCTGGCCTATTATTCGGGCTTGAGCCACAGCGAGATCGCGCTTCAGCTAGGTCAGCCGCTCGGCACGGTGAAGACGCGAACGCGGCTCGGCATGATGAAACTGCGGGATATGCTTCGCCCAATGCTGGGGGGTCAGCTATGA
- a CDS encoding metallophosphoesterase, whose translation MKVFAIGDLHLAGGTGKTMDRYGEHWRDHDQKIFDAWKRMVNDEDLVLIAGDTSWAMRLEEALPDLERIGQMPGLKLMVKGNHDYWWQSKAKMSRALHPSIRIIQADSVIVNRIAVVGTRGWTCPNDSHFEEKDERIYERELGRLRSALGTLRGHESEFDVSIVLLHYPPTNEAHQPSGFTEVIDEYCADVCVYGHLHGDDIRTALTGVRVKTNYKLVSADAVNFAPAEIEIQRVTKHE comes from the coding sequence ATGAAAGTTTTCGCAATCGGAGACCTACACCTCGCTGGCGGTACCGGAAAGACGATGGATCGCTACGGCGAGCACTGGCGTGACCACGATCAGAAAATATTCGATGCGTGGAAGCGAATGGTCAATGACGAGGATCTGGTGCTGATAGCCGGAGACACCAGTTGGGCGATGCGACTCGAGGAAGCGCTGCCTGATCTTGAACGTATCGGCCAGATGCCAGGGCTCAAGCTGATGGTCAAAGGCAATCACGACTATTGGTGGCAGAGCAAGGCGAAGATGAGCCGCGCGTTGCACCCATCGATCAGAATCATTCAGGCTGACTCGGTCATCGTCAATCGGATCGCGGTAGTTGGCACGCGAGGGTGGACCTGCCCTAACGACTCGCACTTCGAAGAAAAGGACGAGAGGATTTACGAGCGCGAACTGGGACGCTTGCGCTCGGCGCTCGGGACGCTCCGCGGTCACGAGAGCGAGTTCGACGTCTCGATAGTGCTGCTGCACTATCCTCCGACCAACGAAGCTCATCAGCCTTCTGGCTTCACGGAGGTGATTGACGAATACTGCGCAGACGTGTGTGTGTACGGGCATCTACACGGCGACGACATCAGGACGGCTCTTACGGGAGTGCGTGTAAAAACAAACTACAAGTTGGTAAGTGCGGACGCGGTGAACTTCGCCCCTGCGGAGATCGAGATTCAGAGAGTCACTAAACACGAATAA
- a CDS encoding ribonuclease HII — protein sequence MACNLKFERKLVRSGYQIIAGSDEVGRGSLAGPVVAAAVILNHKRVPKGINDSKQLTRRQREELAAEIQERALAFSIARIEHYEIDQINILKASLRAMGLAIKALRPFPDYVLIDGHQQVPDLDCPQSTIIKGDCLSVSVAAASILAKVTRDQWMREYDEQYPGYGFASHAGYNTRMHQEAIARLGPSAIHRLTFRGVLFSQAAFSFSGGEDEQPALSSLPHSD from the coding sequence ATGGCGTGTAACCTCAAGTTCGAGCGCAAGCTTGTCAGAAGCGGCTACCAGATTATCGCAGGGTCCGACGAGGTCGGGCGAGGGTCGCTTGCTGGTCCGGTTGTAGCAGCGGCGGTCATCTTAAACCACAAGCGCGTACCCAAAGGAATCAACGACTCGAAGCAGCTAACGAGGCGTCAGCGCGAGGAGTTAGCCGCAGAAATCCAGGAGCGAGCCCTTGCCTTTTCAATCGCCCGAATCGAGCACTACGAGATCGATCAAATCAACATTCTAAAGGCCTCTTTGCGCGCGATGGGGCTCGCAATAAAAGCATTGCGACCGTTTCCTGACTATGTTTTAATAGACGGGCATCAACAGGTTCCCGATCTAGACTGCCCTCAGTCGACAATAATCAAAGGTGATTGCCTCTCAGTTTCGGTTGCCGCCGCGTCAATATTGGCGAAGGTAACGCGCGACCAATGGATGAGAGAGTATGACGAGCAGTATCCCGGGTACGGTTTCGCTTCACACGCCGGATACAACACTCGCATGCATCAAGAAGCCATTGCGCGGCTCGGGCCCTCGGCGATTCACCGCCTGACTTTTCGTGGCGTACTCTTTTCGCAAGCCGCTTTTAGCTTCAGCGGCGGCGAAGACGAGCAGCCGGCCCTGTCATCGCTTCCACACTCGGACTAA
- a CDS encoding tetratricopeptide repeat protein: protein MSLNKSKALRTAEKYVLQGKIPAAIDEYRKVVSADPGDLTTINTLGDLYVRAGRIQDAISNFSRIADSYREGGFTLKAIAMLKKISKLDPTNVETAMKLANLYSQQGLLVEARQQYLRVADAYARAGQTRKALDAYQKIADLDPSNTSVRMKLGEIYSREGLTEQSHEAFIIAGAEFLRKGDSEQALNANLKAIVINPDSRQALTAIATIYTQQGQTDRAINILCEAFERNPGDVELLTILGRTYLSAGMMDDAEQTFLSLVELDKNRYHYLLEVGRRFLQIGDLDRAAEQIDGCIDVLIAKREEDKAIDFLRRVLDKEMNHIGALKRLAQVFLRIREDHNLIATLNSLVEAAMRKGDDQEAIAALSELARLEPDEPLHLQRLYNLGVQDIVEAGSPDVVRATGPLDFQSAAFDDTFVIRQISEAEILAGHGQVDHAVEILTEILVHAPENVQVHMKLKDIYLRAGIMDKASQECLHLARIHEGRGESARASDYTVEAHQLNPLIDSAPPASSTDPGQWLHDPAGSLSEAAPEAMGQSSNGDSGFEIRDSSGLDWSRYQTGALIDSGFVTVPEEMSVSGNGLGTDNGSSHESHPQGTNGFRYSDTLIGDPGERDRAPVAEMVFNSASLLPSDTMPRVLRDELEGIDFYIAQGYVEIARDTLDRLRAENGDHPEILVRYKRLGGSLNVPVFESAEPESIGPLLVEPAEEADDVVLMPEPQTALVEDETGEMLAPELEITVGDEETGASVYEQIEGVVPESSEAHDYDKPFFIQKESGPLYPDLLVQLNTSELKNQPSFDAARPVAGQPSAEQRVGTADLLESIVSSIDTSFDAIHEPGPTFTERDESPIDTPRVYASSPIDEAPTEASSLDIGDAVTSVHDSIEARSARDELQEIFEELREQTGDLKPLIDFETHYSLGLAYKDMDLLDEAISEFQMAFRTAGIEDLEGDCIHCCNMLGVCFKRKQMLKVAIMWFERGLKIRNRLEDEYQALRFEIGICYEEMGETDRAIEAFTEVYGIDVNYRKVGEKIKQLRAAKT, encoded by the coding sequence ATGTCACTAAACAAGTCTAAGGCTCTGCGTACCGCCGAGAAGTACGTGCTGCAGGGCAAGATACCCGCGGCGATAGACGAGTACCGCAAAGTGGTAAGCGCCGACCCGGGTGACCTCACGACAATCAACACGCTCGGGGACCTCTACGTTCGCGCCGGTCGGATTCAGGACGCCATCTCCAACTTTTCGCGCATCGCCGACAGCTATCGCGAGGGCGGCTTCACTCTAAAAGCCATCGCGATGCTGAAGAAGATATCGAAGCTCGACCCGACGAATGTCGAGACCGCTATGAAGCTTGCGAATCTTTATTCGCAACAAGGCCTACTGGTTGAAGCTCGACAACAGTACTTGCGAGTCGCGGACGCCTACGCTCGCGCCGGACAGACACGCAAGGCGCTCGACGCGTATCAAAAGATAGCCGATCTTGACCCTTCCAACACATCCGTACGAATGAAGCTGGGGGAGATATATTCGCGTGAGGGTCTTACCGAACAGTCGCACGAAGCGTTCATAATTGCCGGGGCCGAGTTCCTGCGCAAAGGCGACAGCGAGCAAGCGCTCAACGCCAATCTCAAAGCGATCGTCATCAATCCCGATAGCCGCCAGGCGCTGACCGCGATTGCTACAATCTACACTCAGCAAGGCCAGACCGATCGCGCCATAAACATCCTTTGCGAAGCCTTCGAAAGGAATCCGGGCGATGTCGAGTTGCTGACCATACTGGGCCGCACCTACTTGTCGGCGGGAATGATGGACGACGCGGAGCAAACGTTTCTCAGCCTCGTCGAGCTGGATAAGAACCGATATCACTACTTGCTGGAGGTCGGACGAAGGTTCTTGCAAATCGGCGATCTGGACCGTGCAGCCGAGCAAATCGACGGCTGCATCGATGTGTTGATCGCCAAGCGTGAAGAAGACAAAGCGATAGACTTTCTCCGGCGGGTTCTGGACAAGGAGATGAATCATATTGGTGCGCTAAAGCGGCTGGCGCAAGTCTTCCTGCGCATCCGCGAAGACCACAACCTTATCGCGACGCTCAATTCCCTTGTCGAAGCGGCGATGCGCAAGGGGGACGATCAGGAGGCTATCGCGGCGCTTAGTGAGCTCGCTCGACTTGAGCCCGACGAGCCTCTTCATCTTCAGCGCCTGTACAACCTCGGTGTGCAGGACATAGTCGAAGCGGGCTCGCCCGACGTAGTTCGCGCAACCGGACCGCTCGACTTTCAGTCGGCTGCCTTTGACGATACATTCGTGATCCGGCAAATCTCAGAGGCCGAGATATTGGCTGGCCACGGACAGGTAGATCACGCGGTCGAGATACTGACGGAGATTCTGGTTCACGCGCCGGAGAATGTTCAGGTTCACATGAAGCTGAAGGACATTTATCTTCGAGCAGGGATCATGGACAAGGCTTCGCAGGAATGCCTTCATCTCGCGCGAATACACGAGGGCAGGGGAGAATCGGCTCGCGCCAGTGACTACACCGTAGAAGCGCACCAACTCAATCCGCTAATCGATTCGGCGCCGCCTGCGTCTTCGACTGACCCGGGCCAATGGTTACACGACCCGGCCGGGTCTCTCAGTGAAGCGGCTCCGGAGGCGATGGGCCAGTCGAGCAACGGCGATAGCGGCTTTGAGATACGTGATTCGTCGGGACTTGACTGGAGTCGATATCAGACCGGCGCGCTGATTGACAGCGGCTTCGTGACCGTGCCTGAGGAGATGTCCGTCTCCGGAAATGGGCTGGGCACCGACAACGGATCAAGCCACGAATCTCACCCTCAAGGAACCAACGGGTTCCGTTATAGCGATACGCTTATCGGCGATCCCGGCGAGCGCGATCGCGCTCCGGTAGCGGAGATGGTTTTCAACTCGGCGAGCTTGTTGCCGTCGGACACGATGCCGCGAGTCCTCCGCGACGAACTGGAAGGAATCGACTTCTATATTGCCCAGGGTTATGTCGAGATCGCGCGCGACACATTGGACAGATTGCGAGCCGAAAACGGCGATCACCCGGAGATACTGGTCCGGTACAAACGCCTGGGTGGGAGCTTGAACGTACCTGTCTTTGAATCTGCAGAGCCGGAATCGATAGGGCCGCTTTTGGTTGAGCCCGCCGAGGAAGCTGATGATGTTGTCTTGATGCCCGAGCCTCAAACCGCGCTCGTAGAGGACGAGACCGGCGAAATGTTGGCTCCAGAGCTTGAGATCACCGTCGGTGACGAAGAGACCGGAGCCTCCGTCTACGAGCAAATCGAAGGGGTAGTGCCGGAGTCGAGCGAAGCTCACGACTATGACAAGCCATTCTTCATACAGAAAGAGTCGGGTCCTTTGTATCCAGACCTGCTTGTTCAGTTAAACACCAGCGAGCTGAAGAACCAACCGTCATTCGATGCAGCGCGACCGGTAGCCGGCCAACCGTCCGCGGAGCAGCGCGTGGGCACGGCAGATCTCCTAGAGTCAATCGTATCAAGCATAGATACCTCTTTCGACGCCATCCACGAGCCTGGCCCGACTTTTACCGAGAGAGATGAGTCTCCCATCGACACTCCGCGGGTGTACGCCTCATCTCCTATCGATGAGGCGCCTACGGAGGCAAGCTCGCTGGATATCGGCGACGCGGTCACAAGCGTCCACGACTCGATCGAGGCCAGGTCCGCGCGCGATGAGTTACAAGAGATCTTCGAAGAGCTCAGGGAACAGACTGGCGACTTGAAGCCACTCATCGACTTTGAAACACACTACAGCCTCGGGCTCGCGTACAAGGACATGGACCTGCTTGACGAAGCGATCTCAGAATTCCAGATGGCGTTCAGAACGGCCGGGATCGAAGACCTCGAGGGCGACTGCATTCATTGCTGCAATATGCTTGGGGTGTGCTTCAAGCGGAAGCAAATGCTCAAGGTCGCGATAATGTGGTTCGAGCGCGGACTCAAGATACGTAATAGACTCGAGGACGAGTATCAGGCTCTGAGGTTTGAGATCGGGATCTGCTACGAGGAGATGGGCGAGACCGATAGGGCCATTGAAGCGTTCACAGAGGTATATGGAATCGATGTGAATTACCGCAAGGTGGGCGAAAAGATAAAGCAGTTGCGGGCCGCAAAGACGTAG
- a CDS encoding type II toxin-antitoxin system VapC family toxin, with the protein MPNRIFVDTSFVIALINDKDQYHSQAQALSYRFENSPLVTTDAVLLEIGNALAKDFREEAIETIRVLRSGQEH; encoded by the coding sequence ATGCCAAATAGAATCTTCGTTGATACCTCATTCGTGATCGCTCTAATCAACGACAAGGATCAATATCACAGTCAGGCTCAGGCCCTCTCCTATCGATTTGAGAACTCACCACTCGTTACGACTGACGCTGTTCTCCTAGAGATCGGCAATGCCCTCGCGAAGGACTTTAGAGAAGAAGCTATCGAGACTATTAGAGTGCTCCGAAGTGGACAAGAACACTGA
- a CDS encoding thiamine phosphate synthase has product MTPLVYLITDRRLLPDQTSVPDLTLLIEFADRAVAAGVDMVQIREPDLSIRDLFSATETIGESARRAGAAVLINDRADIAACTASGVHLTTRSLTPEVLRGAFGPDMLIGASTHSFEEASAAQHGGADFIVFGPVFETASKKQYGEPVGLEVLRRVATSLTIPVLALGGIKASNFREALDAGAAGVAGISMFTEAHDLSRLVATIKAHGAA; this is encoded by the coding sequence TTGACGCCGCTGGTATACCTGATAACCGACCGCCGATTGCTGCCGGACCAGACGAGCGTCCCGGACCTGACCCTACTGATTGAGTTTGCAGATCGAGCCGTAGCCGCCGGGGTAGATATGGTTCAGATTCGCGAACCCGACCTCTCGATTCGCGATCTGTTTTCTGCGACTGAAACCATCGGAGAGTCGGCTCGGAGGGCGGGCGCCGCGGTCCTGATCAACGATCGTGCCGACATTGCTGCCTGCACTGCATCCGGGGTACATCTTACAACTCGATCGTTGACCCCCGAAGTGCTGCGCGGCGCGTTCGGCCCGGATATGCTCATCGGAGCATCAACCCACTCATTCGAGGAAGCAAGTGCGGCTCAACACGGCGGCGCCGACTTCATTGTCTTCGGTCCCGTTTTCGAAACGGCGAGTAAGAAGCAGTATGGCGAGCCGGTTGGACTCGAAGTATTGCGCCGGGTCGCGACGAGTTTGACCATTCCGGTTCTGGCGCTCGGAGGCATTAAGGCTTCCAACTTTCGCGAAGCGCTCGACGCCGGCGCCGCGGGCGTGGCTGGCATATCGATGTTTACCGAAGCGCACGATCTCAGTAGACTGGTGGCTACGATAAAGGCTCACGGCGCAGCGTAG
- the thiD gene encoding bifunctional hydroxymethylpyrimidine kinase/phosphomethylpyrimidine kinase encodes MVKPLRPPVVLTIAGLDPSAGAGILGDIKTISAFGCYGIAAVTSVTFQNTLQVFGALDQTGETVRRQIAPLFDDFEVSAIKTGMLPSAEVIREVAALIEARAVPLVVVDPVLRSTSGFDLIDEGAVDALSGVLFPLATLVTPNVAEAKRITGLDIRDQREMERAAEAILKMGARAALITGGDANGDLSADLLLDAQGAVVYSAKRIRSKHTHGTGCTLASAIACLLARGRSLRESVSIAKQYINAGILSAPGLGHGNGPLNHFPAGFEIEN; translated from the coding sequence ATGGTCAAACCCCTCCGGCCGCCTGTTGTGCTGACCATCGCCGGGCTCGACCCTTCAGCGGGCGCCGGGATTCTTGGCGACATCAAGACGATCAGCGCCTTCGGATGCTACGGAATTGCCGCAGTCACCAGTGTGACCTTCCAGAACACGCTCCAGGTCTTTGGAGCGCTCGATCAAACCGGAGAGACCGTACGGCGACAAATCGCGCCGCTATTCGATGACTTTGAGGTTTCAGCCATCAAGACGGGAATGCTGCCGAGCGCTGAGGTCATCCGAGAGGTGGCCGCGCTGATCGAAGCTAGAGCAGTACCTTTGGTGGTTGTCGATCCGGTCTTGAGAAGCACGAGCGGCTTTGACCTGATCGACGAAGGAGCTGTTGACGCGCTGAGCGGTGTTCTGTTTCCGCTGGCGACGCTGGTAACGCCTAATGTTGCCGAGGCCAAACGCATCACAGGCCTGGACATTAGAGATCAACGTGAAATGGAACGCGCGGCTGAGGCCATTCTAAAGATGGGCGCCCGCGCGGCGCTGATTACTGGCGGCGATGCAAATGGGGATTTATCGGCGGACCTTCTACTTGATGCGCAAGGCGCCGTTGTCTACAGCGCGAAACGAATCAGGTCTAAACACACACACGGCACAGGCTGCACTCTGGCTTCTGCGATAGCCTGTTTGCTGGCGCGCGGACGGTCGTTGCGTGAATCGGTTTCAATCGCCAAGCAATACATCAACGCCGGCATTCTCAGCGCACCCGGCCTGGGTCACGGCAACGGGCCACTCAACCACTTTCCTGCAGGGTTTGAAATCGAGAACTGA
- a CDS encoding cupin domain-containing protein — MTDRLAAHEMTDVAALYALGALSQHEARSFEEHLAEGCDACSAELESFAETVRALAFSARDEQPPARVRAELLARLGKFTSDQPEESARAGDAKQFVSVLASEGEWRELQNGVLLKKLYVDQAVGVATSLVRMQPGTALPIHQHIGVEQFFIIEGDCNVAGQRLGPGDYHRAEAGSIHQTTYTVDGTLFLLVAPERYEVLDAR, encoded by the coding sequence ATGACGGATCGTTTAGCCGCTCACGAGATGACGGATGTTGCAGCGCTGTACGCGCTGGGCGCGCTCTCTCAGCACGAGGCTCGATCCTTTGAAGAGCATCTTGCTGAAGGGTGTGACGCTTGCAGTGCGGAGCTTGAATCGTTCGCGGAGACTGTGAGGGCGTTGGCTTTCAGCGCACGCGATGAACAGCCACCAGCCAGAGTGCGAGCGGAGTTGTTAGCGAGGCTGGGCAAGTTCACCTCCGATCAGCCGGAAGAGTCAGCGAGAGCGGGCGATGCGAAGCAGTTCGTATCGGTCCTCGCTTCTGAAGGCGAGTGGCGCGAACTGCAGAATGGCGTCTTGTTGAAAAAGCTTTACGTGGATCAAGCGGTTGGAGTCGCAACTTCGCTCGTTAGAATGCAGCCGGGCACGGCGTTGCCCATTCATCAACACATTGGCGTCGAACAGTTCTTCATCATCGAGGGTGACTGTAATGTTGCCGGCCAGAGGCTTGGGCCGGGCGACTATCACCGTGCGGAAGCGGGCAGCATCCACCAGACGACCTATACGGTAGATGGCACTCTGTTTCTGCTAGTAGCTCCGGAACGCTATGAGGTGTTGGACGCGCGCTAA
- a CDS encoding anti-sigma factor has protein sequence MDHHRVTREGQETAALYALGALSQREARAFDVHLREGCPACEVELRQFHQVVGVLGVAAAPIAPPPYLRDLLAVRIEKEIAEAPPASASVIPFPEQAGAAQRRAAPARSSFSLTLLPWAVAAALLIAFVYAFTIWRTERPPLQAAFADKDVAAALEENARLKEQLNKESAKSMELAQINSVLSSPQWRIIPLEGQEPAPDSSARVYWDVQAKRWVVTADLPPAPEGKVYQVWFVTPKAKISAGLINPDNTGHGFIVAQLPSNVTQIAAAAITLEPEGGSEQPTMPIYAMGKTS, from the coding sequence TTGGACCACCATCGCGTAACTAGAGAAGGCCAGGAGACTGCGGCGCTGTATGCGCTGGGCGCGCTATCGCAGCGTGAAGCCCGCGCATTCGACGTCCATCTGCGCGAGGGCTGTCCGGCGTGCGAGGTGGAATTGAGGCAGTTTCACCAGGTGGTCGGGGTCCTGGGCGTGGCCGCCGCACCGATTGCGCCCCCACCTTACCTGCGCGACCTGCTCGCGGTGCGCATCGAGAAAGAGATTGCAGAAGCGCCACCTGCGTCGGCGTCCGTGATTCCCTTCCCCGAACAAGCCGGCGCTGCTCAACGCAGGGCGGCTCCGGCGCGTTCGTCGTTCAGCCTCACACTCTTGCCGTGGGCCGTTGCCGCTGCGCTCCTGATCGCGTTCGTGTATGCCTTCACGATTTGGCGGACTGAACGCCCGCCCTTGCAGGCGGCGTTCGCAGACAAAGACGTCGCGGCTGCGCTCGAAGAGAATGCCAGACTCAAAGAGCAGCTCAACAAAGAGAGCGCGAAATCCATGGAGTTGGCCCAAATCAACTCAGTGCTCAGCTCGCCTCAGTGGCGAATCATACCGCTCGAGGGACAGGAGCCGGCGCCGGATTCGTCTGCTCGAGTTTACTGGGACGTGCAAGCCAAACGCTGGGTAGTAACGGCGGACTTGCCGCCCGCGCCCGAGGGAAAGGTTTATCAGGTGTGGTTCGTCACGCCTAAAGCAAAGATCAGTGCGGGTCTGATCAATCCCGATAACACCGGTCACGGTTTCATCGTTGCGCAGTTGCCTTCGAACGTCACCCAAATCGCCGCAGCGGCGATCACGCTCGAGCCTGAGGGCGGGTCCGAGCAACCAACTATGCCGATCTATGCCATGGGCAAGACTTCATAG